In one Streptomyces marincola genomic region, the following are encoded:
- a CDS encoding helix-turn-helix transcriptional regulator — protein sequence MLDSFAQCQRGNGEVVLVEGTLTSGKTALLGEFTKKLSTFNALEMSATGARAETPIQMGIIWQLFHSAQIPDEIKERIDAILGTEEMALEFSETSRQIPRTSEVQVMHALWLVFHELSRRQPLVICIDDLHFADEASLHVLFYLCRRIRSARIMLVFTRWAQPEPLLSPLRAEITRAPHRHITLGPLSVARVADALAPRVQDEAAAGELAPAYHDLTGGNPLLLDGLVADSFPGGRPAGERGAPVPGAAYRQAVVDCLQRGDPHLFEVAGALAILEEHATPALVGRLLSLTADEAARQLDILDRAGLLDSGRLRHRELASAVHSALSRSMAHLHAHVAELLYELGAEEIDIARHLVRGGTVLGPWAQQTLRLAARQALVSDQPEFAASALELALRQCDDDSDRLRLQVALTQVAWWVNPSAGAKYSQSLRDALTDGRLSALDGLSVVRQLLWQGNAKPATEHMETLTAALGTCESRALSAMRLSYEWIYGAPPDQVTHQTAGRKRSAARLRAYGLAGLHTLWSGEPSDELVRGAENVLQGQLIDMVPEIGATALLLLDHAGQRSRALHWWRVLQEEAVRQGAVTWRAVLSAVGADMALRRGALATAESKAREALELLHTQSWGVLVGCPLSTAIEAATAMGRHEQAEELLRHVVPDAMFDTVFGLRYLHARGHHHLAMGRPFAAQADFERCADIMRRRELDFPSLVPWRSDLAQAHLALRQHRRARELLTEQLGRLDAHEDERLRGITLRLLALAGPQQRRMAVLGEAVDLLERGGDHLELHRALVDMSKLYRAQGELGQARLLARRAEQAAKACGEGGLLNGRPEPEAADGTAASREPVARHQRPAQARPVARTVPRVLPRGGPAAARAGGEPSLSEAERKVATLAAFGHSNREIGRKLYITVSTVEQHLTRVYRKLNVQKREDLRPEILSAAG from the coding sequence ATGCTTGACTCCTTCGCTCAGTGCCAACGGGGAAACGGGGAAGTAGTTCTCGTCGAAGGAACTTTAACCAGTGGCAAAACCGCACTGCTGGGCGAGTTCACCAAGAAGCTATCGACGTTTAACGCACTGGAAATGAGCGCCACGGGGGCGCGGGCAGAAACCCCCATTCAAATGGGAATCATCTGGCAACTGTTCCACAGCGCACAGATCCCGGATGAAATCAAGGAAAGAATCGACGCAATTCTCGGTACCGAGGAGATGGCGCTCGAATTCTCCGAGACCTCACGTCAGATTCCACGCACATCAGAAGTCCAGGTCATGCACGCGCTGTGGCTCGTCTTCCACGAGCTTTCGCGCCGCCAGCCCCTTGTCATTTGCATCGACGATCTGCACTTCGCGGACGAGGCGTCGCTGCACGTTCTGTTCTACCTGTGCCGCCGCATTCGTTCGGCCCGCATCATGCTCGTGTTCACCAGGTGGGCGCAGCCAGAACCCCTGCTCTCCCCGCTACGCGCGGAGATCACCCGCGCCCCGCACCGCCACATCACCCTGGGCCCCCTGTCCGTCGCGCGCGTCGCCGACGCCCTCGCCCCGCGCGTCCAGGACGAGGCGGCGGCCGGCGAACTGGCCCCGGCCTACCACGACCTCACGGGCGGGAACCCGCTCCTGCTCGACGGGCTCGTGGCCGACAGCTTCCCCGGCGGCCGGCCGGCCGGGGAGCGCGGCGCGCCGGTGCCGGGGGCGGCCTACAGACAGGCGGTCGTGGACTGCCTGCAACGCGGCGACCCGCACCTGTTCGAGGTCGCGGGCGCGCTCGCGATCCTTGAGGAGCACGCCACCCCCGCGCTGGTGGGGCGGCTGCTGTCGCTGACGGCGGACGAGGCGGCACGCCAGCTCGACATCCTCGACCGGGCCGGCCTGCTCGACTCCGGGCGGCTGCGCCACCGGGAGTTGGCCTCGGCCGTCCACTCCGCGCTGTCGCGCAGCATGGCGCACCTGCACGCCCACGTCGCCGAGCTGCTGTACGAACTCGGCGCCGAGGAGATCGACATCGCCCGCCACCTCGTCAGGGGCGGCACCGTGCTGGGCCCGTGGGCGCAGCAGACGCTGCGGCTCGCGGCGCGCCAGGCGCTGGTGAGCGACCAGCCGGAGTTCGCGGCGAGCGCGCTCGAACTGGCCCTGCGCCAGTGCGACGACGACAGCGACCGGCTGCGCCTCCAGGTGGCGCTGACCCAGGTCGCGTGGTGGGTGAACCCCTCGGCGGGGGCCAAGTACTCGCAGTCCCTGCGCGACGCGCTCACCGACGGGCGGCTCTCGGCGCTCGACGGCCTCTCGGTGGTCAGGCAGCTGCTGTGGCAGGGGAACGCCAAGCCGGCCACCGAGCACATGGAGACCCTGACGGCGGCGCTCGGCACCTGCGAGTCCCGGGCGCTGTCCGCGATGCGGCTCTCCTACGAGTGGATATACGGAGCGCCCCCCGACCAGGTCACGCACCAGACCGCGGGCCGCAAGCGGTCGGCCGCCCGGCTGCGCGCGTACGGTCTGGCCGGGCTCCACACGCTGTGGTCCGGCGAGCCGAGCGACGAACTGGTCCGGGGCGCGGAGAACGTGCTCCAGGGCCAGTTGATCGACATGGTCCCGGAGATCGGGGCCACGGCCCTGCTGCTGCTCGACCACGCGGGGCAGCGGTCGCGCGCGCTCCACTGGTGGCGCGTGCTCCAGGAGGAGGCGGTGCGGCAGGGCGCGGTCACGTGGCGCGCCGTGCTCAGCGCGGTGGGCGCCGACATGGCGTTGCGCAGGGGTGCCCTCGCCACGGCCGAGTCCAAGGCGCGCGAGGCGCTCGAACTCCTGCACACGCAGAGCTGGGGCGTGCTCGTGGGCTGCCCGCTGTCGACGGCGATCGAGGCGGCCACGGCGATGGGGCGGCACGAGCAGGCGGAGGAGCTGCTGCGGCACGTGGTCCCCGACGCCATGTTCGACACCGTCTTCGGGCTGCGGTACCTGCACGCCCGCGGGCACCACCACCTCGCGATGGGGCGGCCGTTCGCCGCGCAGGCGGACTTCGAGCGGTGCGCGGACATCATGCGCCGGCGCGAGCTCGACTTCCCCTCGCTGGTGCCGTGGCGCAGCGACCTGGCCCAGGCGCACCTCGCGCTGCGCCAGCACCGGCGCGCCCGGGAGCTGCTGACCGAGCAGCTCGGCCGGCTCGACGCGCACGAGGACGAGCGGCTGCGCGGCATCACGCTGCGGCTGCTCGCCCTGGCCGGGCCGCAGCAGCGGCGCATGGCCGTGCTCGGCGAGGCCGTCGACCTGCTGGAGCGCGGCGGCGACCACCTGGAGCTGCACCGGGCGCTCGTCGACATGAGCAAGCTGTACCGGGCCCAGGGCGAACTGGGCCAGGCGCGGCTCCTGGCGCGCCGTGCGGAGCAGGCCGCCAAGGCGTGCGGCGAGGGTGGCCTGCTGAACGGGCGGCCCGAGCCCGAGGCGGCGGACGGCACGGCCGCGTCGCGGGAACCGGTGGCCAGGCACCAACGGCCCGCGCAGGCCCGGCCGGTGGCGCGGACGGTGCCCAGGGTCCTGCCGCGCGGGGGGCCGGCGGCGGCACGGGCCGGCGGCGAACCGTCCCTGAGCGAGGCCGAGCGCAAGGTGGCCACGCTGGCGGCGTTCGGGCACAGCAACCGCGAGATCGGCCGGAAGCTGTACATCACGGTGAGCACGGTCGAACAGCATCTGACGCGCGTGTACCGGAAGCTGAACGTACAGAAACGCGAGGACCTGAGACCTGAAATCCTGTCGGCCGCCGGATGA
- a CDS encoding helix-turn-helix transcriptional regulator: MERAAILGQIDDVLTQSARGSGGIAAISGSTAMGKTTVLNAVAERAAEAGSTVLGIVGSPYERDVPFGALAQLLHAIDARFPGAWAPGDGVPRAARRGGPSAAGGFEEPDDAPGHAPEAVAAAPVAPEAAADPLAVARQTYRLIARLAAGRHLLITVDDIQHADAATLTCLGYLAQRLSRHSVTLVYTCGASLDERPPRLLRDLLYLTGVRRLHLGPLTREDIARLVDQQASFLPSDAPGDPFVTEIHTLSGGNPLLAQALIEEHASRLAPRPTAPGTRCPEGELPTGHVFHQAVLAYLHRLGPRAVRLARCIALLDEAATPLLLSRLSGIDAELVERCLRTYGGAGMLDGAAVRLPGVRQAILGDMPHEELTALRHRAARLLHDGGAPPRTVAAHLLNAGPLREDWVASVLRDSARQALADGDVPLGVRCLELARECCADEAQRLAVKAEYAAAQWQLRPADSAPHFLALKQPAVTGALPRAEALRAAEGLLFHLRFDDAVDVIDHLGDAPADETLASALQGTRLLMASEFPGVLHRPARPLPPVTAAATSTSELRARHALALVLERGADAYAVALAEQVLKGSATGSRGSLRAAPTALLALCYADRLETAAEWYASLATEAADRDAPAWRAQLACVGALIALRRGRLADAVRRAERAREQFSGPAWNAQGALALAVLVEAHTAMGDHRAAAGYLAPEPPPGLFLTRAGLHYLYARGHHHLATGNAYLALSDFVGCGALMRRWNIDTPALAPWRLGEAEALLRLGDRDRAARLVEQQLATPDAGLTRARGMTLHGLARVTSTAKQPAILRDAFRLLESSGAQYEAAAVLADLSRAYQRLGEKTKARPTARRAWRLAKSCQAEAMCQSLLPSPAPPAQSADPRRHAAPRAARRTAHDGFGGLSASERRVAMLASQGYANREIADRLFITVSTVEQHLTRVYRKMGIRNREQLLEGAQAVSYEPV, translated from the coding sequence GTGGAGCGAGCAGCAATACTCGGACAGATCGACGACGTACTGACTCAGTCCGCGCGGGGGAGCGGCGGCATCGCCGCGATCAGCGGTTCGACCGCGATGGGGAAGACCACCGTGCTCAACGCCGTGGCGGAACGGGCCGCCGAGGCCGGAAGCACGGTGCTCGGCATCGTGGGCTCGCCCTACGAGCGTGACGTTCCCTTCGGCGCACTCGCACAACTCCTGCACGCGATCGACGCGCGATTCCCCGGCGCCTGGGCACCGGGCGACGGGGTACCGCGGGCGGCACGCCGGGGCGGCCCCTCGGCTGCCGGAGGCTTCGAGGAACCGGACGACGCCCCCGGGCACGCCCCCGAGGCCGTGGCCGCCGCTCCCGTGGCGCCCGAGGCCGCGGCCGACCCCCTGGCGGTGGCCCGGCAGACGTACCGGCTCATCGCCCGACTGGCCGCCGGACGCCACCTGTTGATCACGGTGGACGACATCCAGCACGCCGACGCGGCGACCCTCACCTGCCTCGGCTACCTCGCGCAGCGCCTGAGCAGGCACAGCGTGACGCTGGTGTACACCTGCGGGGCCTCCCTCGACGAACGGCCCCCGCGCCTCCTGCGCGACCTGCTGTACCTGACCGGCGTGCGGCGCCTCCACCTCGGGCCGCTCACCCGCGAGGACATCGCCCGACTCGTCGACCAGCAGGCGTCGTTCCTTCCCTCCGACGCGCCGGGCGACCCGTTCGTCACCGAGATCCACACCCTCAGCGGCGGGAACCCCCTGCTCGCCCAGGCGCTGATCGAGGAACACGCCTCGCGCCTGGCCCCCCGGCCGACCGCGCCCGGCACCCGGTGCCCCGAGGGCGAACTGCCGACCGGCCACGTCTTCCATCAGGCCGTGCTCGCCTACCTGCACCGGCTCGGCCCGCGCGCGGTACGCCTCGCGCGCTGCATCGCACTGCTCGACGAGGCGGCCACCCCGCTACTGCTCAGCCGGCTGAGCGGCATCGACGCCGAACTCGTCGAACGCTGCCTCAGGACGTACGGCGGCGCCGGCATGCTGGACGGCGCCGCCGTCCGGCTCCCCGGCGTGCGGCAGGCGATCCTCGGCGACATGCCGCACGAGGAGCTGACCGCGCTGCGGCACCGCGCCGCGCGCCTCCTGCACGACGGCGGCGCACCGCCGCGCACCGTCGCCGCGCACCTGCTGAACGCCGGTCCGCTGCGCGAGGACTGGGTGGCGTCCGTGCTGCGGGACAGCGCCCGCCAGGCGCTGGCCGACGGCGACGTGCCCCTCGGCGTGCGCTGCCTCGAACTGGCCCGCGAGTGCTGCGCGGACGAGGCGCAGCGCCTCGCGGTGAAGGCGGAGTACGCCGCCGCCCAGTGGCAGCTGAGACCCGCCGACTCCGCACCCCACTTCCTCGCCCTCAAGCAGCCTGCGGTCACGGGCGCCCTGCCGCGCGCCGAGGCGCTGCGCGCCGCCGAGGGCCTGCTGTTCCACCTGCGTTTCGACGACGCCGTCGACGTCATCGACCACCTGGGCGACGCCCCGGCCGACGAGACGCTCGCGTCGGCGTTGCAGGGCACGCGGCTGCTGATGGCCTCGGAGTTCCCCGGGGTGCTGCACCGCCCCGCCCGCCCGCTGCCGCCCGTCACCGCGGCGGCCACGTCCACCTCGGAGCTGCGGGCCCGGCACGCCCTCGCCCTCGTGCTCGAACGGGGCGCCGACGCGTACGCCGTCGCCCTGGCCGAGCAGGTGCTCAAGGGCAGCGCGACCGGCTCCCGCGGCAGTCTGCGCGCCGCGCCCACGGCGTTGCTCGCCCTGTGCTACGCGGACCGCCTGGAGACGGCAGCCGAGTGGTACGCGTCACTCGCCACCGAGGCCGCGGACCGCGACGCACCCGCCTGGCGGGCCCAACTCGCCTGCGTCGGAGCCCTGATCGCGCTGCGGCGCGGCCGGCTCGCGGACGCGGTGCGGCGCGCGGAGCGGGCCCGCGAGCAGTTCTCAGGACCGGCCTGGAACGCGCAGGGCGCCCTCGCCCTCGCCGTACTGGTCGAGGCGCACACGGCGATGGGCGACCACAGGGCCGCGGCCGGGTACCTGGCCCCCGAGCCGCCGCCCGGCCTGTTCCTCACCCGCGCGGGGCTCCACTACCTCTACGCGCGCGGGCACCACCACCTCGCGACCGGCAACGCCTACCTGGCGCTCTCCGACTTCGTCGGGTGCGGCGCGCTGATGCGCCGCTGGAACATCGACACCCCCGCCCTCGCGCCCTGGCGGCTCGGGGAGGCCGAGGCGCTGCTGCGGCTCGGCGACCGGGACCGGGCGGCCCGGCTGGTGGAGCAGCAGCTCGCGACGCCTGACGCCGGGCTCACCCGCGCGCGCGGGATGACCCTGCACGGCCTGGCCCGGGTCACCTCGACGGCCAAGCAGCCGGCGATCCTGCGGGACGCGTTCCGCCTGCTGGAGAGCAGCGGCGCGCAGTACGAGGCCGCCGCCGTGCTCGCGGACCTGAGCCGCGCCTACCAGCGGCTGGGCGAGAAGACCAAGGCGCGGCCGACCGCGCGGCGCGCGTGGCGGCTCGCCAAGAGCTGCCAGGCGGAGGCCATGTGCCAGTCCCTGCTGCCCTCGCCCGCTCCCCCGGCGCAGAGCGCGGACCCGCGGCGGCACGCCGCGCCGCGTGCCGCCCGCCGCACGGCCCACGACGGCTTCGGCGGCCTCAGCGCCTCCGAGCGCCGCGTCGCGATGCTCGCGTCGCAGGGCTACGCCAACCGCGAGATCGCCGACCGGCTGTTCATCACGGTCAGCACCGTGGAGCAGCACCTGACGCGCGTCTACCGGAAGATGGGCATCAGGAACCGCGAGCAGCTGCTCGAAGGGGCGCAGGCCGTCAGCTACGAGCCGGTCTGA